The DNA sequence CCCTGCTGAAACTTGACCCACAGCCTGGGCACAGACAGGAACAGTGTTGGCCGCGCACGCTTCATATCCTCAACAAAGGTATCCAGCGATTCCGCGAAAAATATATGGAAGCCCGCATACAGTGACGCCAGCTCAACAAAGGTCCGCTCAAATACATGGGCCAGCGGAAGGTAGGACAACATACGCTCTTCATGACCAACCTGCAGAACCTGCAGGCTGCCATCGGCTGCAAAAGCCATATTCCGGAAACTCAGCATGACGCCTTTGGGCTTGCCGGTACTGCCAGAGGTATAAACAATCGTCGCCAGCTCATCCGGATCACGCTGCACGTTTTCTTCCAGCGGCGGAAACCTGGCGACAATGTCATCCCAGGTTTCAAAATCGTTGGGCGGGCTCAGGGGGAAAGAAATACAGCGCACAGATTCCGGCACGCCAGACTTCATCATGTCCCAGTCATCCAGCTTGCCCACAAACAGAACTTCACACTCCGCGTGATTCAGCACGTAGTTGACTGTATCGGAATTCAGCGTGGGATAAAGCGGCACGGAAATATGCCCGGCCATCCAGATAGCCCAGTCAGTCATGACCCACTGTGCACAGTTTTTGGAAATCAGGCCGATACGGCTTTTTTCGGGGAGGCCAAGTGACTTGAGATACGAGGCTACACGGCGCGCCTCATCGACTGCCCGGCTCCATGTGTACTCAACCACTTCGCCATCACCGACGGGCTGAGTCATGTACAAGGAATTCGCCTTGGCATTCTCCCAGTGGTAGACCATATCCAGGGGAAGTTTGATTGTTGTGTCCATGGACCATCCTTGCTTTCGTTATTTGAGTTATAAACTCATTATTTAGACTTTAGTAGAGCATTTCAATAGATTATGGCCAATCAAAGGGCCACCCGGGACAACTGCACGAAAACTCGCCCCGGGGAAAAGTCAATCCGTTCAAATCCACGTTAACATGCCCTACTACCAAGGGGGCGGGGCTGTGATAAACTCTCGCACCTTAAAACCGTAACCACCGCAAAAGACCTCGGAGATGGGCATATGGCCAAGAAAATCCTGCGTACCCTGTTGGGCGCATCTTTAATGGCAATGGCAAGCATTTCGCAGGCTGCAGAGCCTCGCGTTGTCGCTATTACGCAGATTGTTGAACACCCTGCGCTGGATGCCGTTTACGAGGGCGTAAAAGATGAGCTGGCAGAACGGGGCTATAAAGAAGGCGAAAACCTGACAGTCATGCATGAGAGTGCACAGGGTAACTCCGCCATAGCATCCCAGATTGCCCGTAAATTTATCGGTGACAGCCCCGACGTAATTGTGGCGATTGCTACACCTTCGGCACAGACCATTGCCGCTGCTGCCCGCAACATCCCGGTGGTGTTTGCCGCAGTAACAGATCCGGTAGGCGCAAAGCTGGTAAAGGATGCCCAGGCACCCGGCGCTAACATTACCGGCGTAAGCGACATGCTGCCCATCGACAAACATCTGGATATGCTGCTGCGTATGGTTCCGGATGCCAAGCGCATCGGTACCGTATACAACCCCGGCGAAGCCAACGCTGTATCCCTGATCGAATTGCTCGACGAACGCCTGCAGGCCCGTGGCCTGACACTGGTTAAAGGTGCTGCCACCAAAACCTCCGAAGTGCTGGGCGCCGCCCGCTCTCTGGTGGGCAAAGCAGATGCCATTTACCTGACAACCGACAACACAGTAGTCAGTGCTGCTGAAGCAGTCATTTCTGTTGGCGAACAGGCCAAAATCCCGGTATTTGCCGCCGACACAGCCACAGTTTCCCGTGGCGCCGTTGCTGCACTGGGCTTTGACTACTACGATCACGGTCGCCAGGCTGGCGTAATGGTTGCGCGTATCCTCGAAGGTGAAAAACCAGGCGACATGCCGGTAGAAACCATGGAAAAGCTCAACCTGTTTGTAAATCCGGAAGCTGGTAAACGCATGGGCATCACCATTTCAGATGATGTTATTGCTGAAGCGGCAGAAGTCGTCAAAAGCGGCAAGTAACGCCTTACCTACACGGGCGGGCTCTTTATCCGGAGCCCGCCCGTTTTTCTTTCACGGTGAATCATCCCCATGCTCAGTAACATTGCATTCTATGGCGCAGTCGAGACAGGGCTTATCTACGGCTTGGTAGCTTTCGGCATCTATCTTTCTTTTCGTGTACTCGACTTCCCGGATCTGACCGTTGACGGCAGTTTTCCGCTGGGCGCTGCGGTTGCAGCCGTCCTTATTATTGAAGGCTGGAACCCCTGGCTGGCAACAGGTTGCGCGGTATTCGCCGGCATGGCCGCCGGAGCCGTAACTGCCATTCTTAACGTCAAGCTGAAAATTCTTAACCTGCTGGCCTCCATCCTCACCATGATTGCCCTGTATTCCATCAATCTCCGGGTTATGGGCCGGCCAAACATCGCCCTGCTCGGCGAAGACACAGTGCTCACACCCTGGTATTCACTGGGTCTGGCCTACCATCAGGTGCCGGTGCTGCTATTTACGATCGTGATCTTCATTGCTCTGATACTGTTGTGGCGCTTCATGAAATCAGAAACCGGCCTCGCCATGCGGGCAACCGGTGCAAACGCCCGGATGGCTCGCGCCCAGGGCATTGCCACCGGTGCCATGATCATCCTGGGCGTAGCTGTATCCAATGGCCTGGTCGGGCTGGCAGGCGCACTCTTTGCCCAGAGCCAGGGTGCCGCAGATGTCACCATGGGTGTTGGCGTAATTGTTATCGGCCTTGCTTCATTGATTGGTGGAGAAGCCGTAATTACACCATCAACCGTTGTTCGCGCCCTGATAGCCTGTGTAGTTGGCGCCATTATTTACCGCCTGGCCATTGCCTTCGCCCTGAACGCAGATTTTCTCGGCCTGCAGGCGCAGGATCTGAACCTGATAACCGCCGTTCTGGTTACCCTGGCAATTGTATTGCCCGGAATCCGCAGTTCCGTGGTTAGCAAATTCACCCGCAAAAAGGCCTGAGGAGACAATATGATCAGTGCAACCGACCTGCGGCTGACCTTTGGCAAAGGCACACCGCTGGAAAACCCCGCACTCCGGGGCATGAGCCTGACCGTAAACCAGGGCGAGTTCGTTACCGTGATAGGCAGCAATGGTGCCGGAAAGTCCACATTCCTGAACGCTCTTGCTGGCGAAGTTATGGTTGATAGCGGCACTATTATTGTCGACAACCTCAACGTTACCAAGCTGCCCACCCACAAACGGGCGGGCCGCGTGGCACGGGTATTCCAGGACCCGCTGGCAGGCACCTGTGAAGGCCTGAGCATCGAAGAAAACCTTTCGCTCGCCATCAAGCGCGGCCAACGCCGCAGCCTGGGCACGGCAGTAAAGAAACAGTACGAAGAACAGTTCAGGGAAAGCCTCTCTTCCCTCAACCTCGGGCTTGAAAACCGCCTCGGCGACAAGATGGGCCTGCTCTCCGGTGGTCAGCGGCAGGCTGTCAGCCTGCTAATGGCCAGCCTGACACCCTCCGCCATTCTGCTGCTGGACGAACACACCGCAGCACTGGACCCGAAAACAGCAGCATTTGTGCTGGAACTCACAAAAAACATCATTGAAGAGCAGAAACTCACCGCTCTGATGGTCACCCACAGCATGAAACAGGCGCTGGAAGTTGGCACCCGCACAGTAATGCTGCACCAGGGCGAAGTGGTGTTCGATATTGAAGGCAAAGACCGCGAAGGCCTGGAAGTTAAGGATCTTCTGGAGTTGTTTGAAACCCAGCGCGGACTTTCCGTAGACGACGATAGCCTGCTGCTAGGCTGATACGACTGGGCGGGAGCCTCTCCCGCCCCTTTTCCAATTGATTTTCTTTGCCAG is a window from the Marinobacter sp. ANT_B65 genome containing:
- a CDS encoding ABC transporter substrate-binding protein yields the protein MAKKILRTLLGASLMAMASISQAAEPRVVAITQIVEHPALDAVYEGVKDELAERGYKEGENLTVMHESAQGNSAIASQIARKFIGDSPDVIVAIATPSAQTIAAAARNIPVVFAAVTDPVGAKLVKDAQAPGANITGVSDMLPIDKHLDMLLRMVPDAKRIGTVYNPGEANAVSLIELLDERLQARGLTLVKGAATKTSEVLGAARSLVGKADAIYLTTDNTVVSAAEAVISVGEQAKIPVFAADTATVSRGAVAALGFDYYDHGRQAGVMVARILEGEKPGDMPVETMEKLNLFVNPEAGKRMGITISDDVIAEAAEVVKSGK
- a CDS encoding ABC transporter permease, yielding MLSNIAFYGAVETGLIYGLVAFGIYLSFRVLDFPDLTVDGSFPLGAAVAAVLIIEGWNPWLATGCAVFAGMAAGAVTAILNVKLKILNLLASILTMIALYSINLRVMGRPNIALLGEDTVLTPWYSLGLAYHQVPVLLFTIVIFIALILLWRFMKSETGLAMRATGANARMARAQGIATGAMIILGVAVSNGLVGLAGALFAQSQGAADVTMGVGVIVIGLASLIGGEAVITPSTVVRALIACVVGAIIYRLAIAFALNADFLGLQAQDLNLITAVLVTLAIVLPGIRSSVVSKFTRKKA
- a CDS encoding ABC transporter ATP-binding protein is translated as MISATDLRLTFGKGTPLENPALRGMSLTVNQGEFVTVIGSNGAGKSTFLNALAGEVMVDSGTIIVDNLNVTKLPTHKRAGRVARVFQDPLAGTCEGLSIEENLSLAIKRGQRRSLGTAVKKQYEEQFRESLSSLNLGLENRLGDKMGLLSGGQRQAVSLLMASLTPSAILLLDEHTAALDPKTAAFVLELTKNIIEEQKLTALMVTHSMKQALEVGTRTVMLHQGEVVFDIEGKDREGLEVKDLLELFETQRGLSVDDDSLLLG